In a genomic window of Platichthys flesus chromosome 24, fPlaFle2.1, whole genome shotgun sequence:
- the LOC133949639 gene encoding early growth response protein 4-like, whose translation MLLEREDSFMSEFEDACSAWVDSVSACTSDGTDSDVGSPFCQVFSPGTDASDSDFFSDFSDCSSDTLSPSLGYTGSFFAEPDASPAAAGLSSTADAILNMITEIVGICTEMEQQGDTGSPRENTPSPAAVSPATASPSSPLLSPSACSPAPATVQQPPASISAPVVVKSEFVSSSCSGSAQPSMSGNDALFSATVDSLLPLAALEQQVDVAEFIESLLNSEAGPGELKAACEVKQEPLGLEEWLKSLAAAPVTGGDSGSYVISRPVKTELVQSELHFPPAPHLLSSLLQGAFPIVNIGNVHAAGAPKLSRGGRRAPAKNGLKVKPFPCSVQGCERRFSRSDELNRHVRIHTGQKPFQCTICARSFSRSDHLTTHTRTHTGEKPFSCDVCGKRFARSDERKRHGRVHVKQQLRAQMMAAYSLALNAPGV comes from the exons ATGCTTCTGGAGCGCGAGGACAGCTTCATGTCGGAGTTCGAGGACGCTTGCAGCGCCTGGGTGGACAGCGTGAGCGCGTGCACCAGCGACGGGACCGACTCTGACGTGGGGTCACCCTTCTgtcaag tcttCTCTCCGGGGACCGACGCCTCTGACTCAGATTTCTTCTCGGACTTCAGCGACTGCTCCTCGGAcacgctctctccctccctcggtTACACCGGGAGCTTCTTCGCGGAGCCGGACGCGTCTCCAGCGGCGGCGGGACTGAGCAGCACCGCGGACGCCATCCTCAACATGATCACCGAGATCGTCGGGATCTGCACCGAGATGGAGCAGCAAGGCGACACCGGCTCCCCCCGAGAGAACACCCCGTCCCCTGCAGCTGTCTCTCCGGCCACAGCCTCCCCCTCATCCCCGCTCCTCAGCCCGTCTGCATGCAGCCCTGCCCCGGCTACAGTTCAGCAGCCTCCCGCCTCCATCTCTGCACCGGTGGTGGTGAAGAGCGAGTTTGTGAGCTCCAGCTGTAGCGGCTCTGCTCAACCTTCCATGAGCGGGAATGATGCTCTGTTCTCGGCCACTGTCGACTCCCTGCTCCCGCTGGCAGCTCTGGAGCAACAGGTGGATGTGGCTGAATTCATCGAGTCTCTGCTGAACTCCGAGGCCGGCCCGGGAGAGCTGAAGGCCGCCTGTGAGGTGAAGCAGGAGCCGCTGGGGCTGGAGGAGTGGCTGAAGAGTTTGGCGGCGGCCCCGGTTACCGGAGGAGATTCTGGCAGTTACGTCATCAGCAGACCGGTGAAGACGGAGCTCGTGCAAAGCGAGCTCCACTTCCCCCCCgcccctcacctcctctcctccctcctgcagggCGCGTTCCCAATAGTCAACATCGGCAACGTGCACGCGGCAGGAGCCCCCAAACTGTCACGCGGGGGCAGGAGAGCTCCCGCCAAGAACGGACTGAAAGTGAAACCGTTCCCGTGCTCGGTGCAGGGCTGCGAGCGCCGGTTCTCGCGCTCGGACGAGCTGAACAGGCACGTGCGCATCCACACGGGACAGAAGCCCTTCCAGTGCACCATCTGCGCGCGCAGCTTCAGCCGCAGCGACCATCTGACcacgcacacgcgcacgcacaccgGAGAGAAGCCCTTCTCTTGCGACGTGTGCGGCAAGAGGTTCGCGCGCAGCGACGAGAGGAAGAGGCATGGGCGCGTGCACGTCAAGCAGCAACTGCGTGCCCAAATGATGGCCGCCTACTCTCTGGCCCTGAACGCGCCTGGCGTGTAA
- the LOC133949631 gene encoding steroid 17-alpha-hydroxylase/17,20 lyase has product MFTRLLSSLSPCISLPYSPSSLALLVLFLLVILFFISRRSGTNNPSSPPLPHPSIPCIPRLPLLGSLPWLGGRLPPHLLFTRLVNRYGSLYALYLGPHYTVVVNDHQHAREVLLQRGRDFAGRPSMVTTDLLTRGGKDIAFADYSSLWKLHRRLVHNSFTLFGEGSSRLQDIVLSAVDSLCVELLSGGRRGFDPSPAVTRAITNVVCTLVFSATYRHGDAELQEVIRYNDGIVQTIARGGLVDIYPWMKVFPNSSLRKLKECIIVRDRLLTRKLEEHKASLSDGDPRDLLDALLKGKTDRSSGSEGELITDDHVLMTAAEAFGAGVETTSTTLLWILAYLLHHPEVQDRVQKELDEQIGNDRAVSVSDRGRLPYLDCVINEGMRIRPVSPVLIPHTAMTHSSIGGHSVGPGTRVLVNMWSIHHDPRHWDKPDLFNPDRFLDDKGQRVTPSCFLPFGTGPRVCVGESLARLELFLFLSSLLQRMSFRLPDGGPSPNLQGRLGVVLQPLPYKVIVTPRAGWEGGAK; this is encoded by the exons ATGTTCACtcgtcttctctcctctctctctccgtgcaTCTCTCTCCCTTACTCCCCTTCTTCACTCGCCCTCCTTGTCTTATTCCTTCTCGTCATCTTGTTCTTCATTTCTCGTCGCTCTGGAACCAAtaacccctcctctcctcctcttcctcatccctccatcccgtGTATCCCGAGGCTCCCCCTGCTGGGCAGCCTCCCCTGGCTGGGAGGACGTCTCCCCCCTCACCTGCTCTTCACTCGGCTGGTTAACAG gtATGGCTCCCTGTACGCGCTCTACCTCGGCCCTCACTACACTGTGGTGGTGAACGACCATCAACACGCCCGAGAGGTTCTCCTGCAGCGAGGGAGGGACTTCGCTGGACGGCCGAGCATG GTGACGACCGACCTGTTGACCAGAGGAGGTAAAGACATCGCGTTTGCAGATTATTCTTCTCTCTGGAAGTTACACCGACGCCTCGTCCACAACTCCTTCACTCTGTTCGGAGAGGGAAGCAGTCGCCTGCAGGACATCG TTCTGTCTGCGGTGGACAGTCTCTGTGTGGAGCTGTTGTCCGGGGGGAGGCGTGGCTTCGATCCGTCCCCCGCGGTGACCAGGGCCATCACCAATGTCGTGTGCACACTGGTGTTCAGCGCCACCTATCGCCACGGGGacgcagagctgcaggaggtgatCCGATACAACGACGGCATCGTGCAGACCATCGCCAGGGGAGGACTGGTGGACATCTACCCCTGGATGAAG GTCTTTCCTAACTCGTCTCTGAGAAAACTGAAGGAATGCATCATCGTCAGAGACCGACTCCTCACTCGCAAACTCGAGGAGCACAAg GCCTCGTTGAGTGACGGTGACCCCCGTGACCTCCTGGACGCCTTGCTGAAGGGTAAGACAGACAGGTCGTCTGGATCAGAGGGCGAGCTGATAACGGACGACCACGTCCTGATGACGGCGGCCGAGGCCTTCGGAGCCGGAGTGGAGACGACGTCCACGACTCTGCTGTGGATCCTGGCCTACCTGCTGCACCACCCGGAG GTCCAGGATCGTGTCCAGAAGGAGCTGGACGAACAAATTGGCAACGATCGAGCGGTGAGCGTGTCGGACCGCGGCCGGCTGCCATACCTGGACTGTGTCATCAACGAGGGCATGAGGATCCGACCGGTCAGCCCCGTCCTGATCCCGCACACCGCCATGACCCACAGCAG CATTGGCGGTCACTCGGTCGGTCCTGGGACTCGTGTTCTGGTCAACATGTGGTCGATTCACCACGACCCTCGACACTGGGACAAACCTGACCTCTTCAACCCAG ATCGTTTCCTTGACGACAAGGGTCAGCGGGTCACaccctcctgcttcctgccaTTTGGGACGGGGCCTCGGGTCTGTGTCGGCGAATCACTGGCCAGGCTGGAgctttttctcttcttgtcGTCTCTGCTCCAGCGAATGAGCTTCAGGCTTCCCGATGGGGGTCCCTCGCCCAACCTGCAGGGGCGCCTGGGCGTGGTCCTGCAACCGTTACCTTATAAGGTCATTGTCACTCCGAGGGCGGGATGGGAGGGCGGAGCAAAGTAA
- the LOC133949608 gene encoding mucin-2-like: MEYHSGGSLPLLGRPRYCPGANANGGYLCETGHCCGETGCCTYYYELWWFWLLWTILILFSCCCAYRHRRAKLRVQQQQRQREISLLAYHGANSYPSSMLDLSFLASLKLPSYEEVAAQPSTPPPPYSSVFTSPRYPQPPRTSDPHLLTQHGPLLHRPLSDGPSSLSSDNSSSCSCDSCCPSSPCSSSLSAPVTYETDTSHASTPSEVAPLTLDVTMETITAAASCLEVNETRFASERMVASVAIDIDEVEAAGAQEPQDSSVPNKTVTVAVVTRAASPQPPSSPGSEMALNVGATSPIEQQLDLRPCTTVVSTCSSSVLPGPSAVDSVLPSIQVISIEFPAEGPRTTPAPILKLKVSPSTPTDDTSKRLTAELTVETLNSTRTFDTPNVPSSPTSVPSPDVERTLALLTGSAGLPTLDPNPSLVPIPAPSPLTQAPDPVPTNQAGDTINFTCPEVEPSNRDPLSDPLLPSNHTPVLDSPTILVPLSTFNPGLTPSHSTLTLATDAAPILPTLAHCQNPELSLLSALTPVPAFPISDLPQHPGSEAGLVSCLNLDTESGPCLVPAPLFTAPTPFSSCPAITIQSESYFASSQSPPSVTSPSSPPCLPSPPFLSSQPTLASSSLKTPALLLDPLSALHQSDKGGSSSGHASSLSPSPRATQSPPKQTLFSPCVDVFEPGPPHWEDGEENQEEEDNDDEDDDMGADESQYRHRRLTGDSGIEVCRCRVEKEDEEEEEEEEEQKAERKEDSRRGGGGGGERDKNGGGDTDLHDSVDCPARGQITTGEELTLCNPTSSTTPTSEDCGEVVIVMETV; encoded by the exons ATGGAGTACCACTCCGGTGGTAGCCTGCCCCTGCTGGGGAGACCGCGGTACTGTCCTGGGGCCAACGCTAACGGAGGATACCTGTGTGAGACGGGACACTGCTGCGGAGAGACCGGCTGCTGCACCTACTACTACGAGCTCTGGT GGTTCTGGCTGCTGTGGACCATCCTCATCCTGTTCAGTTGCTGCTGTGCCTACCGACACCGCCGAGCCAAACTccgagtccagcagcagcagaggcagcgcGAGATCAGCCTGCTGGCCTATCACGGAGCCAACTCCTACCCCTCCTCCATGCTGGACCTCA gttTCCTGGCGTCTCTGAAGCTCCCGTCCTACGAGGAGGTGGCGGCTCAGCCCTCCACCCCACCTCCACCCTACAGCTCTGTGTTCACCAGTCCACGCTACCCACAGCCCCCCCGTACCTCCGACCCCCACCTGCTCACGCAACACGGCCCTCTGCTGCACCGACCGCTCAGCGATGGTCCATCCTCTCTCAGCTCTGATAACAG CTCCAGTTGTTCCTGTGACTCCTGCTGCCCCTCCTCTCCGTGTAGCTCCTCCTTATCAGCACCTGTCACGTATGAGACTGACACAAGCCACGCCTCCACCCCGAGTGAGGTGGCTCCCCTCACACTTGATGTCACAATGGAAACCATCACCGCTGCGGCTTCCTGCTTAGAGGTAAACGAGACACGATTTGCTTCTGAGAGGATGGTGGCCTCAGTGGCCATTGACATCGATGAGGTGGAAGCTGCCGGAGCTCAAGAACCTCAGGACTCATCGGTTCCCAACAAGACTGTTACTGTGGCCGTAGTTACCAGGGCGGCCTCCCCTCAGCCTCCATCCTCTCCTGGTTCAGAGATGGCCCTTAATGTTGGAGCTACATCTCCCATAGAGCAACAGCTTGATCTAAGACCATGTACAACGGTAGTTAGCACTTGTAGCTCCAGTGTACTCCCTGGTCCAAGTGCTGTTGACTCAGTACTCCCCTCCATCCAAGTTATAAGCATTGAGTTCCCAGCTGAGGGCCCCAGAACTACCCCTGCCCCGATACTTAAACTAAAGGTGAGCCCGTCTACTCCAACAGACGACACTTCTAAAAGGCTGACAGCCGAACTTACTGTAGAGACCCTCAATTCAACGAGGACTTTTGATACACCCAACGTTCCCAGTAGCCCAACTTCAGTACCGTCTCCAGATGTGGAAAGAACTTTGGCCTTGCTCACAGGCTCTGCTGGTCTCCCAACCCTGGACCCAAATCCTAGCCTTGTGCCAATTCCAGCGCCTTCACCCCTCACCCAAGCTCCAGACCCAGTGCCTACAAACCAAGCCGGAGACACCATAAACTTTACCTGTCCAGAAGTAGAACCCTCAAACCGTGACCCCCTTTCAGACCCACTGTTACCTTCAAACCACACCCCAGTACTAGACTCACCAACTATCCTTGTTCCGCTCTCCACATTTAACCCTGGTTTAACTCCTTCACATTCTACCCTTACCTTAGCCACAGATGCAGCACCCATTTTACCCACTTTAGCCCATTGCCAGAACCCAGAGCTGTCACTGTTGTCAGCTCTTACTCCGGTTCCTGCTTTCCCAATTTCAGACTTGCCCCAACACCCAGGTTCTGAAGCTGGTCTTGTATCTTGTCTCAATCTGGATACTGAATCGGGGCCTTGTCTGGTCCCGGCTCCGTTGTTCACCGCCCCAACACCTTTTTCCTCCTGTCCAGCCATAACCATACAGTCTGAATCTTATTTTGCCTCCTCTCAGTCGCCTCCTTCAGTCACATCCCCGTCCTCACCCCCAtgccttccctctcctccatttctctcctccCAACCAACACTggcctccagctccctcaaaacCCCAGCTTTACTTCTGGACCCACTCTCTGCTCTACACCAGTCTGACAAAGGTGGATCCTCCTCCGGCCACGCTTCCTCACTCTCCCCCTCACCTCGTGCCACTCAGTCCCCTCCGAAACAGACTCTCTTCTCCCCCTGTGTGGATGTCTTTGAACCAGGGCCCCCCCACTGGGAGGACGGAGAAGagaatcaggaggaggaggacaacgatgatgaagatgatgacatGGGAGCTGATGAGAGCCAGTATAGACATCGACGACTGACTGGTGACTCTGGAATCGAGGTGTGTAGGTGTCGGGTAGAaaaggaagatgaggaggaggaggaggaggaggaagagcagaaggcggaaaggaaggaggacagtaggagaggaggaggaggaggaggggagagggataAAAATGGAGGTGGAGACACTGATCTCCATGATAGTGTGGACTGCCCTGCCAGAGGTCAGATAACCACAGGGGAGGAACTGACACTGTGTAACCCCACCTCCTCGACCACGCCAACTTCGGAGGACTGTGGGGAAGTTGTCATTGTGATGGAGACGGTTTGA